One Rosa chinensis cultivar Old Blush chromosome 5, RchiOBHm-V2, whole genome shotgun sequence genomic region harbors:
- the LOC112166137 gene encoding putative serine/threonine-protein kinase-like protein CCR3: protein MTLVYVLIFLTTFISSLPPSSVVVNGLGLASTTAIAYGTSTICGVVANHQTQFIQCYQNNRTILVQPSVSFEAISGGKTFFCGLRSGGFSLLCWDTSSVSFNPRRIYHSDDVALGDLTVGDAQVCAREVNSSTVRCWRGGALFHSPGEALKFKTVTSGSGFTCGILMNGSRVLCWGNGIGAEIQKGFENVLMSSLIAGESHACGLRKNGTLVCKGNNDSGQLNVPYGAKFSGLALGANFTCAIRQSNGYVVCWGHSDVVGNVSFESIVAGLDFVCGLTRGNLSVICWGPGWSSSENDVTLGSIIPGPCVQTPCSSCGVYPNSETLCGGSGNICNSCQTELPVAVPLLPTSPLEKGSSSSIGKNKLLLVFVIVGSVGAFAGLCTVLFCLWIGLCSSWFNNRESEQLTSAADPNVGALVEIQNVPNAPFQHFSSSSSSKHADKTEEFVLAELSAATKHFSTQNKIGAGSFGIVYRGKLSDGREVAIKRGDTSTKTKKFQEKESAFDSEVALLSRLHHKHLVKLVGSCEDKDERLLVYEYMSNGSLHDHLHNKKNVEKSSSIVNSWKMRMRIALDAARGIEYLHTYAVPPIIHRDIKSSNILLDADMTARVSDFGLSLLGPASDQEVMSSKAVGTVGYIDPEYFVLNVLTAKSDVYGFGVVLLELLTGKRAVFSDSEEGTGPIGVVEYAGPRITAGDLQSLLDKRLGQPEPNEAEAVQLVANTAMHCLSLEGKERPSMTDIVANLERAIALCEQEPVSFSTSAISLPSL from the coding sequence ATGACACTTGTATATGTCTTAATCTTCCTCACAACCTTCATATCTTCGCTGCCACCCAGCAGTGTGGTTGTCAATGGCCTAGGATTAGCATCCACCACTGCCATAGCATATGGCACGTCAACTATTTGTGGCGTTGTAGCTAACCACCAGACGCAGTTCATACAATGCTACCAAAACAACCGGACTATTTTAGTCCAACCCTCTGTCTCTTTTGAAGCAATATCTGGTGGGAAGACCTTCTTCTGTGGTCTGCGGTCCGGTGGCTTTAGCCTTCTTTGCTGGGACACCAGCTCTGTTAGCTTCAATCCTAGACGTATATACCACAGTGACGACGTAGCGTTGGGTGATCTTACGGTTGGTGATGCTCAAGTTTGTGCCAGAGAGGTCAACTCTAGCACAGTCAGGTGCTGGAGAGGAGGGGCTTTGTTTCACTCACCAGGGGAGGCATTGAAGTTCAAGACAGTGACATCTGGAAGTGGGTTTACATGTGGGATTTTGATGAATGGTAGCAGAGTCCTCTGTTGGGGAAATGGTATTGGAGCTGAGATTCAAAAAGGGTTCGAGAATGTGTTAATGTCAAGCTTAATTGCTGGAGAGTCTCATGCTTGTGGCTTAAGGAAAAATGGAACTTTGGTCTGCAAAGGGAACAATGATTCCGGGCAATTGAATGTACCTTATGGGGCCAAGTTTTCAGGCCTTGCATTGGGAGCAAATTTTACTTGTGCTATAAGGCAAAGCAATGGCTATGTTGTATGCTGGGGTCACAGTGATGTTGTTGGAAATGTTTCGTTTGAGTCGATTGTTGCAGGTTTGGATTTTGTATGTGGACTAACAAGAGGTAATCTATCAGTGATTTGTTGGGGACCAGGATGGTCTAGTTCTGAAAATGATGTTACTTTGGGATCGATCATTCCGGGTCCATGTGTACAAACTCCTTGTAGCAGCTGTGGTGTGTACCCAAATTCGGAGACTCTTTGTGGTGGGTCGGGGAATATATGCAACTCATGCCAGACCGAGCTTCCAGTTGCAGTGCCTTTGCTTCCAACAAGTCCACTGGAAAAAGGTTCTTCATCATCCATAGGAAAAAATAAGCTTTTGTTGGTTTTTGTAATAGTTGGATCAGTTGGGGCTTTTGCTGGACTTTGCACTGTTCTTTTCTGCTTATGGATTGGACTGTGCAGCTCTTGGTTCAACAACCGGGAGTCTGAGCAACTCACAAGTGCTGCTGACCCCAATGTAGGGGCTCTCGTTGAGATCCAAAACGTTCCTAATGCTCCATTTCAGCACTTTAGTAGTAGTTCATCATCAAAGCATGCAGACAAGACTGAAGAATTTGTATTAGCAGAGCTTTCTGCTGCCACTAAGCATTTCTCAACCCAAAACAAGATTGGTGCCGGGAGCTTTGGTATTGTATACAGAGGCAAGCTCTCCGATGGTCGCGAAGTGGCCATCAAGAGAGGAGATACTAGtacaaaaaccaagaaattccaGGAGAAAGAAAGCGCGTTTGATTCTGAAGTAGCATTGCTGTCTCGGCTTCACCACAAGCATTTGGTGAAGCTAGTGGGATCGTGTGAAGATAAAGACGAGAGGCTTTTGGTTTACGAGTACATGAGTAATGGCTCGCTTCATGATCACTTGCACAACAAGAAAAATGTGGAGAAAAGTAGCAGCATTGtgaactcttggaaaatgaGGATGAGAATAGCATTGGATGCTGCAAGGGGGATTGAGTATCTTCACACTTATGCAGTGCCGCCAATAATTCATCGAGACATCAAGTCCTCTAACATTCTCTTGGATGCAGACATGACTGCAAGAGTATCTGATTTCGGGCTGTCATTGTTGGGGCCGGCATCTGATCAAGAGGTAATGTCATCAAAGGCCGTTGGGACAGTAGGGTACATTGATCCAGAGTACTTTGTACTAAACGTTTTGACTGCAAAGAGCGATGTCTATGGCTTCGGAGTGGTGTTGTTGGAGCTTTTGACAGGGAAGAGGGCTGTTTTCAGTGACAGTGAAGAAGGAACAGGTCCAATTGGTGTTGTGGAATATGCAGGGCCAAGGATAACGGCAGGAGATCTGCAAAGCTTGTTGGATAAAAGGCTTGGGCAGCCGGAGCCAAATGAGGCCGAAGCAGTTCAGCTAGTAGCTAATACTGCTATGCATTGTCTGAGTTTAGAGGGGAAAGAAAGGCCTAGTATGACTGACATTGTTGCCAATTTGGAGAGAGCAATTGCCCTTTGTGAACAGGAACCTGTTAGCTTCTCTACCTCCGCAATTTCCCTTCCTTCACTGTAA